One window from the genome of Campylobacter concisus encodes:
- a CDS encoding thioredoxin domain-containing protein, with protein MKKVVLASILAATSLMAASDKQIEDFYSEVFKNQNIDGVNVKVVERTKILDDIEKVSLKFSKGDMSQEDVTFVKGDLMFPDVVNLKEQKSYLAEEKKVIAEKAALDLVKSLAKIYKNEDKANVVTLGNDSKKPTLIMFSDPECPYCRAELAKVETTLKDNNVEIILTPVHELSSLQKSALIYKDIKNAKSDSDKVKILRKYFSEDYNVDEKNVSKEESDKIDTLRKKYFSAGVRSVPFIINKSDLK; from the coding sequence ATGAAAAAAGTGGTTTTGGCCTCAATATTAGCGGCAACTAGCCTAATGGCAGCAAGCGATAAGCAAATAGAAGATTTTTACTCAGAAGTTTTTAAAAATCAAAATATCGATGGTGTTAATGTAAAAGTCGTAGAACGCACTAAAATTTTAGATGATATAGAAAAAGTAAGCTTAAAATTTAGCAAAGGGGATATGTCTCAAGAAGATGTGACTTTTGTTAAGGGCGATCTTATGTTTCCTGATGTTGTAAATTTAAAGGAGCAGAAGTCTTATTTAGCTGAAGAAAAAAAGGTAATCGCAGAAAAAGCAGCACTTGATTTAGTAAAATCACTAGCTAAAATTTATAAAAATGAAGACAAGGCAAATGTTGTAACTCTTGGCAATGATAGCAAAAAGCCAACTCTTATTATGTTTTCAGATCCTGAATGCCCATATTGTAGAGCCGAGCTAGCAAAGGTCGAAACGACATTAAAAGACAATAACGTTGAAATCATCCTAACTCCAGTGCATGAACTATCATCTTTGCAAAAAAGTGCTTTGATCTATAAAGATATAAAAAATGCAAAAAGTGATAGCGATAAGGTTAAAATTTTAAGAAAGTATTTCTCTGAAGATTATAACGTGGATGAAAAAAATGTTAGCAAAGAAGAGAGCGACAAGATCGATACTTTACGTAAAAAATATTTCTCAGCTGGCGTTAGATCAGTGCCATTTATTATAAACAAAAGTGATCTAAAATAA
- a CDS encoding twin-arginine translocation signal domain-containing protein produces the protein MQGSRRDFLKKSLKVGAAGGVLAVSAVAKVTSDDLAPDDNGVVVGKSNKKEVLYKKSKNWETYYKIAY, from the coding sequence ATGCAAGGATCAAGAAGAGATTTTCTAAAAAAATCTCTAAAAGTCGGTGCTGCCGGCGGTGTACTCGCAGTCTCAGCCGTAGCAAAAGTGACTAGTGACGACTTAGCTCCTGATGACAATGGTGTCGTCGTTGGCAAGTCAAACAAAAAAGAGGTGCTTTATAAAAAAAGCAAGAACTGGGAAACCTACTATAAAATCGCTTACTAA